The window AGGTTAATCGAAGGTTAAGAATATCTGTTAGAGGGAGAGATGAGACGATCTGAATCTGGAGTTCAGACGGTAGTGCGAGTAATAACTGATCAAGAGAAACACTGCAGGTggcgaagaaaagaaagtcaAAATTAGCATTTCATTAAGCTTGTTGTTGACAGGCTGGAGAAGACAAGACGAACCTTTTTCGCGTCGACTCTGTGGAAGCTCTTGAATGCGCCAGAGACGTAGCTTCCGCCGCATCGGATTTGGAATGTAATAGCGATACTTTTTTGTGTCGGATACTGAAGAAACGGCTCTTATCGCGCTTCGAGTCGGCAGGCTTGACGGCATCGAATTCCGTCGGCTTCGAGTCTCGCAGCGGCAGGATAAATCTCGACGTGGAGGAGGCGTGGAGGGTGGTGgtcgccgtcgtcgcggCGCTGGATTCCGCATGTTccgcctgctgctggttgCTGGCACGCAGCTGGTTGAGCTTCTCAAAGTAGCGCTCGGAGGCGAACTCGGTGATGTGAGGCGGATCCATGGCGGCGATGCGGCGCTGATGCTCAGCCATGgtgggcgatggcgatggcgatgcagGCCGTAAGAACGAGTGACGAGGAGCGATTCTCTGCGGGAGACGAGCGGCCGCGCTGGCCAGCTCGGAGGGTTGAAGGCGTCTCTATTACTGGGCGCAGGGAGAGAGCAGCGGTCTTAACATGGCGGGGATTGGTATGGCGACGCCGCCCGgtagggagggagagaggagaggggaagGGGATGCGGCCAAGGATGCGGCGAGGACAGCGCCAGCTCAGTGACGGCTCACGATGCGTCTGTTGTTTTGTCTCGTCTTGTCTCGTCTCGTGCTGAGCCGGGGCGCCTCTGCCACTGTGTCGTCCGTGTATAAGCGCGCGACGGATTCGATGCGGATGCGGATGCGATTTGGAGGTGCGAGGCggagaaaaacgaaaaatgaaaaagcAGGTGCTACGCGATGCTGGCAGGACAAGGCTCTCGACAGGCtgggcgaggatgaggaaatgAGGAGGACCAGGCCCGACCAGTCCAAGTGTGGGAGTAAGGAACTTGCGATAATGGGGAAGAGAAACGAACGGGTGGATGTTGGCATGTGTGGGCAGGTGGAACAGTGGAACGGCCAGTGGAACAGGGCCCGCTAGCAGCGCGGCTTAGTGGGAGACGGGGGGATCTTGGGAACGCTGGCTGGGGGACTCGAGCAAAACGAAAAACAGAAGGCAGAGACTGGCAAAAGGGCCCTCTGCAGGCGCTGCAACCTTTGCAAAGGCTCAATAAGGGCGAGGGAATGCGCGAGCGCTGATTCGCCCAGACGGCCGTTTCGCCGGCGTAATAGTGGAGCGGCACGGAAAAAGGTGCTGGAGCCAGCTTGGGCGCACAGTGCGCGGCGCGCGGGTGCAGCAGGTGCTTTCAGCGCGGAGCCAGCGCTGCGTCGGGTCTCGGGCGCACGCCAAATCAGGGCAGCTCCGTACAGTGCGCTGTCTGCCTTGGGCAACGTCCGGGGCATCTGGGGCTGGCGTCTTTAGCGGAGGGGGGCGCCGCCTCCGCTTCCAAAGAATGCCCCAAGAGACGTCTGCTCAGGTCTTTCGCCCTCTGTGGGGCCCAGGCCAGTCGGGCCGCACAGTAGCGCCGCGAGCGAATCCGCACGATGGCAGGTCCCCAGCGCAGCCACGGCAGGGGAAAGTCTATCCGTGGCAAAGCTTCGGCTGAGACTCGCTGGAACccgcatgtacatgtactggGTGGTATCGCCAAGCCGTGTTGCCAATGGCCAGTGGCCGGTGCCTTTACCCCGAGGTACTTTAGTAGTGACTTCTTGGTGCTCGCACTTGCAGTCGTCGCGTGCGCTGCTGAGATTTTCGCATTTAGCCGAACAAAGCCAAGGCGCACAGTACCAGCGGCGTGCTAGGCCAAAGACGCCATCACAATCAAGCTTCATTCTCCAAGACGTCAGCCCAATCCGCCGGCGCCGCGCAACGTGCGCAACGTGCGCAGCCACGCAGAGTCAGCACAGGGggaaagtttaaaaaaaaaaaaaaaaaaaaaaaaaaaaaaaaaaaaaccaccgCTACGGCTTCTTTCCGCGACATTGAATATTCTGCTTCCGCCGACCAGATCGCAGCGCCCCGCTAATCCGACAAAGAGCCGTAGCGCTGGCTGCCATTCAAGCGGCTGCCTGCTCGCTCGCGGTCGTGCTTTGGGCTTGTGCTCTGGCCACGCCGCCATACAAGCACAAGTAGATTGCATGCGTACGAGCCCACTTCACAAATCACTTTCGGGCCACAATCGCGATCCACAGCCGCAAAGCATCCCCGAGATGGTCGTGGATCCAGATACCAGTTCCATAGAGATAAAGGCTACTGTAGGCGGGTGTCGCAAACGCTGCTAGCACTGTTACTAGCCCTACTAGCACGCTGCTCGTCATTCATCGGTCGCAGGGTCGCCATGAGCAGGAGACCCTAGAGTCGGTACATCCAGGACAGTACAAGCCTACAGCCAGTCATTGTTGGTCCGCATGGCCTGCTGCCAAATGCTACTCCTCGTATTGATGCGAAGGCCGTGCGTCGCGACCTCCAGAGAGGAGACAGCAAACAACGCACACCACGGCTGCTACGACGAATAGGGCACAATGCCCCCAGGCGTGCCTCGAGTGCCATTTTCTAGCTCCCTGCGTGCTGCCCTGCGTGTGAGATGCAAGCGCCCATTCATGAAACCGCCTTAACTCATTTGCCTTGTGCGAAAGCCGCCAGCAACATCTCAATTCCCGACGTCGGGTTTTTACCAGCAGCGGCTATTGCGTCGAGTTAGAACGTCATGCGGAGTCGAAGCATGCCATAGTctgctctctcatctcccaTCATCTTTGTCTCCTTCTATTTGGCTAGGCCGTGTAGCGATAACATGAGAGTATAGTACCACTACTACTAAACATCGACGTCGCCTCATCAATCGCGGTCGACAAGCCGGTCCCATGGGTCGATGAATAcgggatgatgatgatgatgatgatgatgatgactaCGAGATGATCGCTACCTGCTCCTTGTATGCGGATATCTCCAGAGAATCACGTCGGAGTGTCCAAATCTTTATGCCATGCGTCAACATACTGTACATGGATTTATTCTTGTCCATGCACCCGACGTCCGTTGCGCCATCATCCTAGCCGTGGCGTTGCGTTGCCGCAATCCGTCCGGCCGAATTTTTcccttggcgatggagatCGAGACACGGATACACATACATAATGCTCCGTACACTACGGATAGGGCTGGAGAATGAACAACTGGGAATAAAGCTGCAGCTTTGTCGGGCCTTGTAAGGGTTGCGTGAGAAGGGACGAAGAGACGAGACGCAGCAGGAGGGAGGAAGCCACAGCGGCCCTACTCCGGCCGTTTTGGTGTCTCATAGAGTTGTCGATCCAGACACGACAGAGCAAGACTACGGCAGCGAATGGTGACTGGCCCAGTCCATCCATGCCCTTCCCCCGACAAGCAGCCCCCCACACCAACCACGGCTCAAAGTCTTTTGGAAGACGTTGCACAATAAGATGAGCagcgtggtggtggtggtggtgctacGTCGCATCTCTATGCTTTGCCTCTCTCCAGTTAGAGTACTTTACATGCCAGCAACCTAGTCTTGACggagctggtgctggtgctgctgccctCATGGCATCTCGGTAGATGGGGCTGATCATGAAATCATTAATTCATCGAAAAACTACCGAAGGCGCCTCCCCCTTTCTAATTAGCTGCCTACCTAAATCCGTCGACAAGCATCCAAGGTAGGTAACTCGAAGATCCCTAAAATGGGTAATGATGAGCAGCATGGGGGGGAAAAGGGTTCTGAATCGTGTCAAAACCTGGTTCTGCCGGAAGATGGCACATATGACGCCTGGGGCTGCCTCGGTCAGGCGAGGGGGAAAATAAGGCCGTCGCCTTCGCCGGGCATATCTCGATTCAGGTGCCTACATACAAAGGATAGGATAGGGTTGGCATTGCGTGTAAAAAGCTCTATGGATCGACCGCAGCGGCGGGCCTTGGAGCACTGTGGCCGTTTCGAAAAGTAAACTGTGATCCGGCATCGAGCAGTGATCTTGCAAAGCCCGTATCTGTCAAGGTCAAGGGGAGCTTGACTTGCTTGCTTTGTCTTTGCTGACAATGATCTacggtaggtaggtattttTGATGCAGTAGTAAACGAAATTTCGGAAGTACAACCCTACAACCTTGGGTACATCAGCCACCACCTGTCAAATCAGAATGGCCCAAAAGCGTGCCGTACAATGGGTAATGATACAGTATATACAGTATAAGATAAAAAATGACTGTCACGTGATGCCGAACCCTCCGGCCCCCAACCCGGATCCCGGTGACGTACGTCCAGGAGAAAGTCAAGGTGAGCGATAGACAGCAGCCAATCCGTCTCCATATATCGCATTCCTATCTCGGCGGGCTCGGAATGGCCCCAGCGATGAGCGACGCGCCAGAGGCCGTATCGGCGCGACTTTTTCCCCAGAAATACTCCGTCCAAGCAGCGAATAGTGCGGATAAGCTACAGCTTGTACGGAGCACCGCCAGAGAGTAGTACCTAATCAAAGCCACAACGCGGCGGGCGTTCTTATCCGTCGTAACCCAGGAAGGGAACAGAATGCAACCTCGGACGGAGCTTTACTGATGTTCCCACTGTGCTCCCCGTAGCATAACCCCATAGGTGGCTACGGGGGAGCTGGTTAATGCCTTGTAGGCATCAAATCCGGAGCATTGAGTTGGAATTCCTTGGAGCAACCTTATGGCCAAGGCGTTACGGACAATTACCTGCCACTAGGTATCTCCTACAAGGGTCTCGGTAGTAACACCGAGAGGCAGGTGAACGGTAGTTTATACATCAAGCAAATCACAGAGCGCCGTGAGGCATGTGAAGAGCAAGCTCCGCTACACTAGGAATAGCCTGCAATGCAGAAGACGTTTCAATCTCGCCTCGTCGAAGGACCGATACGGGCCAGCTTCAACTTCCGGATAGGCCCAGCTTGCCCATGCACGCCAATGTGTTGGCTTCTCGGAATATTTCTGCTGGTAACCATGTAGTGCATCAGTGTATGTAGCATTTGGCTCGTTTTCCTAGTCTATTTTTTACATAATCAAAGTAGCCTCAAGGCGCCAAGGATCAGCAGGATTGGGAGCAACGTAAGACCCATTGCCGCTGGGAGACGCGCTGCACCCACTCGGATGATTCCGTTGCATTTTCCTGTTAATGAAACCTCCCTCTCGGAAAAGCTGTGCTACCCTGTTCGGGGCGTTTATAGGACCGTTGCTGGGTTTCATTGGTGTAACCAATGTGCGTCTAATACTTACCTCGGTACCATATAATTCTCCTCGTTGGTGAGTGAGGAGCAGAAAAGGAGGCTTGCACGACAACACACTGGAAGAGAAACACATGCTCGGAAATATTATCCGACGCAGCCACGCGTTTGACGGCCTTCTCTCCTATCAGGAGCTTAAGTGGCAGCCTTGGCGGGAGAAAGCCACAGCCCTCCACTCTGTGTCTCGGCCGGACTTATGGGTTTGTTGTTCTAGTCTAGCTTCGCTGGGGGCGGCTAGAAGAATTGATATGGCAGCAAAGAACTGGGTCAAGCTGTTACTAGGTATCAATCTGCAGTATGGAGACCCTTATATGGGGTCGCCAAGCGCACTACCCTGATAAGTCTCGACTGAATCAGTGCACAGTACATGCACCTGGTAATCGATCATCCGGATACTGGGGTCTGCTTTGGCCTTATACAACATAAACTCAATGTCCCCAGCTGGCAGACGCTATGGAAGTTAGTATTTGCTACAGCCACTGCGACTGCCATGTACTATGCCCAAACCAATAAACTTTATGCCCCTAAACGGCGGGATATGCACGACTTTAGCCGTTTAGATTAACCAGCCTTCGCTCTAAAAATCAAAAATTGCCCGAGCTGAGGATATTTAATGGCAAAGCCATCTGTAGGATTCAAATAATCGCATTTGGTTTGAGTTCCACCTCGACACAGATAAAGCAGTATACCTACTATGTATTACAGTACATGTGTACTATCACGAATGAGTACACTTCCTGCGCCGAAAAAGAGATAACAAATGCAAGATCGGTAATCACGGCTTCATTCCGGAGGCACTTTCAGATTGGCCGCCAGATTTTTTTGCTCCAGGCATTTTCTGTCCTCAGCTGATGCA is drawn from Trichoderma asperellum chromosome 4, complete sequence and contains these coding sequences:
- a CDS encoding uncharacterized protein (TransMembrane:1 (i86-109o)), with the protein product MYMYWVVSPSRVANGQWPVPLPRGTLVVTSWCSHLQSSRALLRFSHLAEQSQGAQYQRRARPKTPSQSSFILQDVSPIRRRRATAVALAAIQAAACSLAVVLWACALATPPYKHK